The Sulfurihydrogenibium azorense Az-Fu1 genome contains the following window.
GCTTCTGTAGACACTTTAAAAAGATGGGAGAGAAGATGATTAAGGAACTTAAAAATGAGTAATACATACACACTCTCGTTTGAATTAACACTTCCACAGTGGGTATATCCTTATCTTGACAGACTTTTTAACGTCTTCAAATGGCAAGTTAGAAAAACCATTAACTCTATCTGGAATGAAGAATATTTTCAAAAGTTAAAAGAAAAAACATCTGCTATGAGTGTCTTAAAAAAGGACATTCCAAAACCTCCCCACATCCCATCAAGAGTTCACAGAAACATACTTGAACTCTCAGGACAGATTGTAAGGTCTAATATTCAAAGAAAACAAATATATGACTTCATTATAGAAAAACCTTGTAGAGTTATATGGAGTGAGTATAAAATAGCAGAAGAACTTCAAACCTCTCCCTTGTTTGTAGAAAACATTCAAAGACAAGTAATAAGAGTTTTAAAAAAATACAAACAAAAGAAAGACTACCTTGAAGTTATAAATCCTATTTTCAATGGAAATGTAGTTATCACCTTTGCAGATGACTCTATAGAAAAAGGACAATTTAGAAGATTAAAACTTACAAGCAACTTTTTAGAGTTTGAGATTAAAATACCAAGTGGAAACTCTTGGCAGTGGGTCAAGCTAAAAAAACTCATACCTGACAGACTTAAAAAGAGTTTACTAAAAGCTAAGAGAGTTGCATCTCCTTTGATTAAAAAAGTCAATCTAAAAAGTGGATATTCTATTTATCGTCTTGTAATTTCCCTTGAGTTTGAAACAAAAGATTTGAAGGAAAATAATTTAAGAACTTTTTCCGTTGATTTATCTCCATCAGAGAATAGGTTAGGAGTAGGAGTTATTGCATATCCTGAAGGTTA
Protein-coding sequences here:
- a CDS encoding zinc ribbon domain-containing protein, which encodes MSNTYTLSFELTLPQWVYPYLDRLFNVFKWQVRKTINSIWNEEYFQKLKEKTSAMSVLKKDIPKPPHIPSRVHRNILELSGQIVRSNIQRKQIYDFIIEKPCRVIWSEYKIAEELQTSPLFVENIQRQVIRVLKKYKQKKDYLEVINPIFNGNVVITFADDSIEKGQFRRLKLTSNFLEFEIKIPSGNSWQWVKLKKLIPDRLKKSLLKAKRVASPLIKKVNLKSGYSIYRLVISLEFETKDLKENNLRTFSVDLSPSENRLGVGVIAYPEGYSKPVFFSAEKIIKKLERILKEISKLESKIDNISNQIHITTSKSHREKLKDRLRHLYTEQNLRWRKFKALRKQVLEVFTNLVIQHAKAYNCSFIAVERLKFSDFPQWKDSKMRRHFSQWFYSRFNERLKQKAIIFGIKVLSVNPYKTSRICHKCGKEKKPEMLQFSCECGVYDRDYNAAVNIGKRALQILVRGTKSKPYMGKDTPGRVPFPLVPAHQVLPYKFKAFLSLISLTKLISYLRIVETSYLRLKNLNRWTGSDKYG